The following proteins are co-located in the Palaemon carinicauda isolate YSFRI2023 chromosome 3, ASM3689809v2, whole genome shotgun sequence genome:
- the LOC137631483 gene encoding uncharacterized protein produces the protein MSEDILKKRRSYARQRVTKIYNTVQSNLEGLSEQDRLLYIHRLEQLEKELLGLDQEILNYVIDKEDESSIEQKIFTDEDYQKKIMSALLSLQRQQASSLETVTTPTPAVNLKNELRMPQVPLPEYDNTKGQCLVKFFYEFEKLTDKQNWSNHLKFMYLRNQLSKSPKALVDSLDIDNQSYDEAKKLLLQAFATPLTQKYDAIKKLVELKLTLSGDPYAFVASMKTIMNAFKKLDVKVDDVLQYFIWHGLNDRFQSLLIQITNESKPSLSEIESNIFEAVERYNRTNERNVEQKEKTRTKNIKSSTTLATKVSVSPKYKSCILCTKDGKQDTAHLLVNCPVFANPKMKVEKLKELNACVRCGYHNHVTRQCKFKFTQRCRNCIGWHFTYLCVAKERLNSSSTKASDSSNTESTETSMHTGGKKPEPKHTSNSLTLAEIHQNVTGGAAILPTFTCSVAEENNVVRVLRDCGSQRNFICNKHANHMKFPVLAKNVYMTIHGFNSTRDLVTDIVNVPLKLGREWHSIEAVVVPSIDIELKLEGLNVIVKEFQDRHYILADKFLSGSVDTIGNIGLILGNDADFLLSLTTHKFGLSNPSVYLDTPVGVMLTGNINRMMKNLDYLPNINIGNSSHTAVSTQGETLCMEGEAAQTNRQLQFLDRHSFLAVSQSELRDDDVDLISNRSPASIKVQEANTNSTYAIFNKKGKLKQSELIKATEEMLEKQCIEYLDYEKSQLSEDDTETNKKLVKYVLDSTERDEEGRLVMPLMWNNKISHLLGKNFNLSRMILKSNLTRMKNKPEHLKMVNDVFKEQQNLVIIEKIEDINSFINEHPEASFLPHMPMFKMARDTTKCRVVFLSNLCEKNKSAKSTYSHNQCMLPGPCLNHKIATSLIMQRFDTHMICFDLKKAFLMIGLKEEDQNRLLFLWYRNILKGDFTVVGYRNKRLSFGLRPSPCHLMLALFKILILDVESDNEEMVNLKKSLYNTIYMDNGSYSCNSAKALYEAYYCLPKIFGPYKFELQQFVTNDAELQEMIDRDYDSETPKEVKLLGMVWDREADSLGPGKIFLDTQASTKRSILSTLNSIYDIFNIYGPILNRARLFLKKLQEDKTITWDSPLSETLKREWTLIGKQVNSTPKVVIPRFLGRRDGTYKLVAFSDASKDIYGTVVYIVNVFNGNTSFLTAKSRVVNKQLEKKTIPVIEFQALGLATETLISLFQELAGQSVVTPIKIVSMAIYSDNSESKENNKKDINSIEHLIPLTKFSSFHKLATVHRMVLKFIKIIREKLTNKGIDVHWGNCVKEKNLYALAVKKVLRECITCRRLNERPIKANQSAYKDFRSNPPPIPYRYIFIDYIGPYTVIWNGERKKIWLLCVTCLWSRAINLKICLSADTRDFLKAFQLHIYEFGIPEFCISDLGSQLTAGSRIIGTFLNDFETHAFFEENDIKPLKFEHYAKGNSSLGSLVESCVKMVKKLIFSSIKNTVLDYQDFYFLICQTVHLINKRPIAFKDSLRDACIDNVEKPITPECLLKGYDLVSVNIIPELQNSSSDDTNWVPGSSAIDDVKDNYYKLRQARNRLVEAYHSEFLATLINQAVDKRDRYRPVNHKTSAVGDIVLLKEDASKPSTYPLGIVKKTEVNHLGEVKAARVLKGKSREVVYRTTDSLILLLPKEGFHTVVEVETELPIDQLKVRERSKRAAALESMRNTELLVQEGLV, from the exons aTGTCTGAGGATATATTGAAGAAACGGCGTTCTTACGCTCGGCAAAGAGTAACAAAGATATATAATACAGTTCAATCGAATCTCGAAGGATTGTCTGAACAAGATAGACTTTTGTATATTCACAGACTTGAACAGTTAGAAAAAGAACTGTTAGGGTTAGACCAGGAAATATTGAACTATGTCATAGATAAGGAAGACGAAAGCTCCATTGAACAAAAGATTTTCACAGATGAAGACTACCAGAAAAAGATAATGTCGGCTTTGTTAAGTTTACAAAGGCAACAGGCTTCTAGTTTAGAAACTGTAACCACGCCTACCCCGGCAGTTAACCTTAAGAATGAGTTAAGGATGCCTCAAGTTCCTTTACCTGAATATGACAACACCAAGGGTCAGTGTTTAGTAAAGttcttttatgaatttgaaaaattgactgacaaacaaaattggtcaaatcacttaaagtttatgtatctacgaaatcagttgtcaaagtctccaaaggcacttgtggattctcttgatattgataaccagtcatatgacgaggcaaagaaattattattgcaagcatttgcaactccattaacacaaaaatatgatGCAATTAAGAAACTTGTAGAATTGAAGTTAACTTTATCAGGTGATCCATATGCCTTTGTAGCCTCGATGAAAACTATTATGAATGCATTCAAAAAGCTTGACGTCAAAGTTGACGATGTTCTCCAGTACTTCATATGGCATGGTCTTAATGATCGCTTTCAATCTTTACTAATTCAGATAACAAATGAAAGCAAACCCTCATTAAGTGAAATTGAAAGTAACATATTTGAGGCTGTTGAGAGGTATAACAGAACGAATGAAAGAAATGTTGAGCAAAAGGAGAAAACTAGGACTAAGAATATAAAATCGAGCACAACTCTCGCAACCAAAGTTAGTGTTAGCCCTAAATATAAGTCATGTATCCTATGTACAAAGGATGGTAAGCAAGATACCGCACATTTGCTAGTAAATTGCCCAGTTTTTGCGAATCCTAAAATGAAAGTAGAGAAACTTAAAGAGCTGAATGCTTGTGTTAGGTGTGGCTATCATAATCATGTGACTCGTCAGTGTAAATTTAAGTTTACTCAAAGATGTAGAAATTGCATTGGATGGCATTTTACATACCTGTGTGTTGCTAAGGAGAGGCTTAATAGTTCCAGTACTAAAGCTTCTGATTCTAGTAATACTGAATCCACTGAAACCTCTATGCATACTGGTGGGAAAAAGCCAGAACCGAAGCATACTTCAAATAGCCTCACATTAGCTGAAATTCATCAAAATGTTACTGGTGGTGCTGCAATTTTACCAACTTTTACATGTTCTGTGGCTGAAGAAAATAATGTGGTTCGAGTTTTACGAGATTGTGGTAGCCAgagaaattttatttgtaataagcATGCAAACCATATGAAGTTCCCTGTCCTAGCAAAAAACGTCTATATGACTATTCATGGTTTTAATTCTACTAGGGACCTTGTAACTGATATTGTTAATGTACCTCTCAAGTTAGGTAGGGAATGGCATTCCATCGAAGCAGTTGTTGTACCCAGTATTGATATAGAGTTGAAACTGGAGGGCTTAAATgtcattgttaaagaatttcaagataGACATTACATTTTAGCAGATAAGTTTCTTAGTGGTAGTGTGGACACTATTGGTAACATTGGTCTTATCTTGGGAAATGATGCTGACTTTTTGCTGTCGCTAACTACACACAAATTTGGATTAAGCAATCCCTCTGTGTATCTTGACactccagttggcgtcatgctcaCAGGTAATATTAACAGAATGATGAAAAACTTGGATTATTTACCTAACATTAATATTGGGAATAGTTCACATACTGCAGTTAGCACTCAAGGGGAGACACTTTGTATGGAAGGGGAAGCTGCCCAGACTAATAGACAATTACAATTCCTCGATAGACATAGCTTTTTGGCAGTCTCTCAGTCTGAACTTCGAGATGACGATGTTGACTTGATTTCCAACAGATCACCGGCGAGTATCAAAGTTCAAGAAGCCAACACTAATTCAACCTATGCTATTTTTAACAAGAAGGGTAAGCTAAAGCAGTCTGAATTGATTAAGGCTACAGAAGAAATGCTTGAAAAGCAATGCATCGAAtatctggactatgaaaaatcccagCTATCTGAAGATGACACAGAAACCAATAAAAAGCTAGTAAAGTATGTTCTTGATAGTACAGAACGAGATGAAGAAGGTAGACTAGTAATGCCACTGATGTGGAACAACAAGATATCCCATTTGTTAGGGAAGAACTTCAATTTATCCCGGATGATACTGAAGTCTAACTTAACACGTATGAAGAATAAACCTGAGCATTTAAAGATGGTTAATGATGTATTTAAAGAGCAACAAAATCTGGTAATCATAGagaaaattgaagatattaattcttttataaatgaacatCCAGAAGCTAGTTTCTTGCCTCATATGCCTATGTTCAAAATGGCCAGAGACACGACCAAGTGTCGAGTCGTGTTTCTGTCTAACTTATGTGAGAAAAACAAATCTGCGAAGAGCACTTATAGTCACAACCAGTGTATGCTTCCAGGCCCTTGTCTGAATCACAAAATTGCAACTTCTCTGATTATGCAGAGATTTGACACCCATATGATTTGTTTTGACTTGAAAAAGGCATTTTTGATGATAGGACTCAAGGAAGAGGATCAGAATAGATTGTTGTTCTTATGGTATCGAAATATTCTTAAGGGTGACTTTACTGTTGTGGGCTATAGGAACAAGCGTTTAAGTTTTGGCCTAAGGCCTAGCCCTTGTCATCTCATGCTAGCTTTGTTCAAAATCTTGATATTGGATGTTGAGAGTGACAACGAGGAAATGGTTAACTTAAAGAAATCGCTGTATAATACCATTTATATGGACAATGGGTCATATTCGTGTAACTCTGCCAAGGCTTTATATGAAGCGTACTACTGTCTCCCTAAGATCTTTGGACCATACAAATTTGAATTGCAACAATTCGTAACAAACGATGCAGAACTGCAAGAAATGATTGACCGAGATTATGATAGTGAAACACCCAAAGAGGTAAAGTTGCTCGGCATGGTTTGGGATAGGGAAGCAGACTCACTAGGCCCTGGTAAGATTTTCCTTGATACGCAAGCTAGCACAAAGAGGTCAATTTTGTCAACATTGAATAGTatctatgatatatttaatatctatggaCCAATCTTGAACAGGGCCAGACTGtttcttaaaaagcttcaagaagacAAGACTATCACATGGGATAGCCCTCTCTCAGAAACATTAAAAAGGGAATGGACACTTATTGGAAAACAGGTGAATTCTACTCCTAAAGTAGTAATTCCTAGATTCCTGGGTAGGAGAGATGGTACCTATAAACTAGTagcattttcagatgcaagtaaggataTTTATGGAACTGTGGTGTATATTGTAAATGTCTTCAATGGTAATACAAGTTTTTTGACCGCCAAGAGCAGGGTCGTTAACAAACAGTTAGAGAAGAAAACCATTCCTGTTATTGAATTTCAAGCTTTGGGACTAGCCACAGAGACACTAATCAGTTTATTTCAAGAACTTGCTGGTCAATCAGTAGTTACTCCAATCAAAATTGTGAGCATGGCGATATATTCAGACA AttctgaaagtaaagaaaataacaagaaagacATCAATAGCATTGAACACTTGATACCCCTGACTAAGTTTTCCAGTTTCCATAAGCTAGCAACTGTTCATAGGATGGTGTTGAAATTCATCAAAATCATCagagaaaaactaacaaataaaggaATCGACGTTCATTGGGGAAATTGTGTCAAGGAGAAAAATCTTTATGCTTTAGCAG TAAAGAAGGTACTTAGAGAATGTATAACTTGTAGAAGGCTTAATGAGAGACCAATCAAAGCAAATCAGAGTGCCTATAAAGATTTTCGGAGCAATCCACCACCTATTCCATACaggtatattttcatagattacatCGGTCCTTATACAGTAATATGGAATGGTGAAAGGAAGAAGATTTGGTTATTATGCGTGACATGTTTGTGGAGTCGTGCCATCAACTTGaagatatgtttatctgctgatacTCGAGACTTTCTCAAGGCCTTCCAACTACACATATATGAGTTTGGCATCCCGGAATTTTGCATATCTGATTTGGGATCCCAGCTAACTGCTGGTAGTAGAATCATTGGAACCTTTCTCAACGATTTTGAAACGCATGCCTTCTTTGAAGAAAATGACATTAAGCCCCTGAAGTTCGAGCATTATGCCAAAGGTAATAGTTCTTTGGGTTCGCTAGTTGAAAGCTGTGTAAAAATGGTGAAAAAGCTAATTTTTAGTTCTATTAAGAACACTGTGCTTGATTATCAagatttttacttccttatttgtcaaactgtccatcttattaacaaaagaccaATTGCTTTTAAGGATAGTCTGAGAGATGCTTGTATTGATAATGTAGAAAAACCAATAACTCCTGAGTGTTTACTTAAAGGCTATGATCTggtatcagtgaacattattcCCGAGTTGCAGAATTCTTCTTCAGATGACACCAATTGGGTGCCTGGTAGTAGTGCTATTGATGATGTTAAGGATAATTACTATAAGCTTAGACAAGCCAGAAACAGACTAGTTGAGGCATATCATTCAGAATTTCTTGCAACTCTCATTAATCAAGCAGTAGATAAAAGGGATCGTTACAGACCTGTCAATCATAAAACCTCTGCTGTTGgagatattgttctgttaaaagaggACGCAAGCAAACCAAGTACTTATCCACTTGGTATAGTAAAGAAGACAGAAGTAAATCACCTAGGGGAAGTAAAAGCAGCTCGTGTGCTTAAGGGTAAGTCTCGTGAAGTTGTGTACAGGACAACAGATTCACTCATTTTGCTTCTTCCTAAAGAAGGATTTCATACTGTTGTTGAAGTTGAAACTGAATTACCTATTGATCaattaaaagtcagagagagaagTAAACGGGCCGCTGCACTTGAATCTATGAGAAACACAGAACTCTTGGTTCAAGAGGGCCTAGTATAA